One region of Wyeomyia smithii strain HCP4-BCI-WySm-NY-G18 chromosome 3, ASM2978416v1, whole genome shotgun sequence genomic DNA includes:
- the LOC129727721 gene encoding ELMO domain-containing protein 2 isoform X1 — MLSTDYRMIHKVFNVFYFLARPLVKWFLHRFTNLCELQRICYGCPPGALRTRKVQNSLELSRRPRVKHMVIILNQLVCQEVEDFFLQEEIQTRAVGTILQVKKINSKVHVDFPRTFGACAEKIWRYKRLCWLVEQRRSTQYDCNDAGHEAKLISLWKLLMGEDKLKNRVSEQWQDIGFQGDDPKTDFRGMGMLGLDNLVFFSREYNGTARHLLSHSHHPTRGYFFAIVGINLTSMAYHLLTSGAARNHFYNQPRLTMDAFHQFYCYLFFEFDRYWVECKPKSIMDFSWIQKKFDENIRKLLSNNSCCFKMNLAVESI, encoded by the exons ATGTTATCGACAGATTATCGAATGATTCACAAAGTTTTCAATGTTTTCTATTTCCTCGCAAGACCATTGGTGAAATGGTTTTTACATCGCTTCACCAATCTGTGCGAACTACAACGAATATGTTACGGTTGTCCACCTGGAGCGTTGCGGACCAGAAAAGTTCAAAATTCACTGGAACTTTCTAGAAGACCCAGGGTAAAACATATGGTGATAATTTTGAACCAACTTGTTTGTCAAGAAGTAGAGGATTTTTTCCTACAGGAAGAAATCCAAACCCGTGCGGTTGGAACGATTTTACaggtgaaaaaaatcaattcaaaaGTTCACGTAGACTTCCCCCGAACTTTTGGAGCCTGTGCGGAGAAGATTTGGAGATATAAAAGGCTATGTTGGTTAGTGGAACAACGACGAAGCACTCAATACGATTGCAATGATGCAGGACATGAAGCAAAGCTGATCAGCTTATGGAAGCTGTTAATGGGAGAGGATAAACTAAAGAATCGTGTGTCTGAGCAGTGGCAAGATATTGGCTTTCAG GGAGATGACCCAAAGACGGATTTCCGTGGAATGGGCATGCTAGGATTGGATAATTTAGTCTTTTTTTCTCGTGAATACAATGGTACCGCAAGGCACTTGTTATCACACTCACATCACCCAACGCGAGGGTACTTCTTCGCCATTGTTGGAATCAATCTTACATCAATGGCGTATCACCTTCTGACATCTGGAGCCGCGagaaatcatttttacaatcaaCCTAGACTAACGATGGATGCTTTTCACCAGTTCTATTGCTATCTGTTCTTTGAGTTTGATCGCTATTGGGTCGAGTGTAAACCCAAGAGTATCATGGACTTTAGCTGGATTCAAAAGAAGTTCGATGAAAATATACGCAAATTGCTGTCGAACAACAGTTGCTGCTTTAAAATGAACCTGGCTGTAGAGAGTATATAA
- the LOC129727721 gene encoding ELMO domain-containing protein 2 isoform X3 has translation MVIILNQLVCQEVEDFFLQEEIQTRAVGTILQVKKINSKVHVDFPRTFGACAEKIWRYKRLCWLVEQRRSTQYDCNDAGHEAKLISLWKLLMGEDKLKNRVSEQWQDIGFQGDDPKTDFRGMGMLGLDNLVFFSREYNGTARHLLSHSHHPTRGYFFAIVGINLTSMAYHLLTSGAARNHFYNQPRLTMDAFHQFYCYLFFEFDRYWVECKPKSIMDFSWIQKKFDENIRKLLSNNSCCFKMNLAVESI, from the exons ATGGTGATAATTTTGAACCAACTTGTTTGTCAAGAAGTAGAGGATTTTTTCCTACAGGAAGAAATCCAAACCCGTGCGGTTGGAACGATTTTACaggtgaaaaaaatcaattcaaaaGTTCACGTAGACTTCCCCCGAACTTTTGGAGCCTGTGCGGAGAAGATTTGGAGATATAAAAGGCTATGTTGGTTAGTGGAACAACGACGAAGCACTCAATACGATTGCAATGATGCAGGACATGAAGCAAAGCTGATCAGCTTATGGAAGCTGTTAATGGGAGAGGATAAACTAAAGAATCGTGTGTCTGAGCAGTGGCAAGATATTGGCTTTCAG GGAGATGACCCAAAGACGGATTTCCGTGGAATGGGCATGCTAGGATTGGATAATTTAGTCTTTTTTTCTCGTGAATACAATGGTACCGCAAGGCACTTGTTATCACACTCACATCACCCAACGCGAGGGTACTTCTTCGCCATTGTTGGAATCAATCTTACATCAATGGCGTATCACCTTCTGACATCTGGAGCCGCGagaaatcatttttacaatcaaCCTAGACTAACGATGGATGCTTTTCACCAGTTCTATTGCTATCTGTTCTTTGAGTTTGATCGCTATTGGGTCGAGTGTAAACCCAAGAGTATCATGGACTTTAGCTGGATTCAAAAGAAGTTCGATGAAAATATACGCAAATTGCTGTCGAACAACAGTTGCTGCTTTAAAATGAACCTGGCTGTAGAGAGTATATAA
- the LOC129727721 gene encoding ELMO domain-containing protein 2 isoform X2 has product MLSTDYRMIHKVFNVFYFLARPLVKWFLHRFTNLCELQRICYGCPPGALRTRKVQNSLELSRRPREEIQTRAVGTILQVKKINSKVHVDFPRTFGACAEKIWRYKRLCWLVEQRRSTQYDCNDAGHEAKLISLWKLLMGEDKLKNRVSEQWQDIGFQGDDPKTDFRGMGMLGLDNLVFFSREYNGTARHLLSHSHHPTRGYFFAIVGINLTSMAYHLLTSGAARNHFYNQPRLTMDAFHQFYCYLFFEFDRYWVECKPKSIMDFSWIQKKFDENIRKLLSNNSCCFKMNLAVESI; this is encoded by the exons ATGTTATCGACAGATTATCGAATGATTCACAAAGTTTTCAATGTTTTCTATTTCCTCGCAAGACCATTGGTGAAATGGTTTTTACATCGCTTCACCAATCTGTGCGAACTACAACGAATATGTTACGGTTGTCCACCTGGAGCGTTGCGGACCAGAAAAGTTCAAAATTCACTGGAACTTTCTAGAAGACCCAGG GAAGAAATCCAAACCCGTGCGGTTGGAACGATTTTACaggtgaaaaaaatcaattcaaaaGTTCACGTAGACTTCCCCCGAACTTTTGGAGCCTGTGCGGAGAAGATTTGGAGATATAAAAGGCTATGTTGGTTAGTGGAACAACGACGAAGCACTCAATACGATTGCAATGATGCAGGACATGAAGCAAAGCTGATCAGCTTATGGAAGCTGTTAATGGGAGAGGATAAACTAAAGAATCGTGTGTCTGAGCAGTGGCAAGATATTGGCTTTCAG GGAGATGACCCAAAGACGGATTTCCGTGGAATGGGCATGCTAGGATTGGATAATTTAGTCTTTTTTTCTCGTGAATACAATGGTACCGCAAGGCACTTGTTATCACACTCACATCACCCAACGCGAGGGTACTTCTTCGCCATTGTTGGAATCAATCTTACATCAATGGCGTATCACCTTCTGACATCTGGAGCCGCGagaaatcatttttacaatcaaCCTAGACTAACGATGGATGCTTTTCACCAGTTCTATTGCTATCTGTTCTTTGAGTTTGATCGCTATTGGGTCGAGTGTAAACCCAAGAGTATCATGGACTTTAGCTGGATTCAAAAGAAGTTCGATGAAAATATACGCAAATTGCTGTCGAACAACAGTTGCTGCTTTAAAATGAACCTGGCTGTAGAGAGTATATAA